ctcctccttttctttcctGTTGCCTTTATGATATATTGGAGCTAATCCATTCTGTTTTtaagttgttgtttttttatgtACTCATAGTCTTACCATTAACTTCTGTTTTCTTCCTCAGACAATGGTTGGCTTGATGGGTGCACGATTTTCTAAGCCATTGGTTGCCAACAAAGTCACTCATCTAATATGTTACAAATTTGAGGGTGAGGCTttcatttttaataatataatttggATCGAAGCTCTTGAGCTTTTATTTCTGATAGGTTCTCCCTTTTCTACACTCATGTTTTCGTTGTGTAGAAGTTGTCAAGATCCATCAAATGTGCATGCTGATATCTGTGGATTTCTGAGAACAATGGTGCATTTATAGCTTTCTGCTCCTCCTGGAAGATATATGTTGCATAGGGATCCAGTTGATCGCAATTGCATGACATTCTTATGTTTGAACTTCTCTGGTCTATGTAAACTTTTCTGAACTTGCCATTGTAACATGGACCTCATTTCTGAGATTTACTGTTCAAACTTGAATGCCTTTTGTTGTTTAAACCACCCATCACTTTAAGTAATGCAGCTATAGTTCATCAAGATCATAATTACAATTCACATCGAATCTTCCATCCATTCCATTTATCTTTAAGATGCCAACTATGCCATTTAAGCAGTCTATCTTTTTGGATATGCTCAAATTAAGTTCTTATTCCTTCTGATCAAAATTTTGTGTGCGATGTAAGTTATTGTTATGTTGATTGTAATTCATGGATGTTTCAATTAAGTTTTACCATTTGGCCTGCTTATTGCACTCTATGCTAATTCTTTTAAATAATAGAATATAGTATTGTACATTACTTTCACATCTTGTGGGTGTCCATAACAAGTGAGATTTACTAGTGTTTTCGTATTTGCAGGGGAGAAGTATGAGCTTGCCAAGAAAATGAGGACAATAAAACTAGTCAATCATCGTTGGTTGGAAGATTGGTATGTAAATTTTCTTCACTGTTTACTTTGATTAAGTATCATGTATTCCTAAAATTCTTTCATTGACATGATCTTATTCTTTGATGGAAGGAAGCCATGTAACTTGCTATCTTTTTGCAGCTTAAGAGATTGGGAGCTACTTCCAGAAGCTAATTATAACAAAAGGTGAGGTCTGTGGATGTACATGCGATGTAGTAATGCAATGAATGCactcttccttccttccctcAGTCGGTGCAGGTTATAGCTTTAGCCAAATATTGCTTGGCATGCACTGTATAATACATGTGTTTTTGAGCATGTGCGTGCTTgcatatttttttactttttttaagaAGAAGTGCTATGTATTATATAGAGATCATGCGAGGTGGAAAATTGGCTTATCGTATACTTGCTAGGGCTTTTTGCCGTGCAAACATATCTGTTACTTGGTACATCATTGATCCTCCCATGCAATGAGATAAGATCATTTACCTGTACCTGGTAATTTTTATTACATGAGAATTAGTGTTCTTACCCTTTGATGCTCTATTTGCATGTTCTCTCCTTTGGTTGTTTAGTTTGAGTTTCACATATTCGGGCATGACTTTAATTAGAACGATGTAGCATATGCTAAGTTCTCTTTTGTATAAACAGTGGCTATGAATTGGAGATGATGGAAGCTGAAGCAAAGGATTCTGAAGAGGAGGCTGGAGACACCACTGTAAAGCAATATGGGGGTGAAAATGAGAATAATAGTCTTCATAATTTCAAGAATAGAACACCAGAGGCTGATGATCTGCTTAAATCAAATTTAGATGTACCAAAACTATCACCTAGTCAAAGTGTGCTGAAAGGACGATCAAGTTTTGTTTGCTTGCCATCAACTCCTAGGGGAAAGGATGCTAATATCAGTGTTTCTGAGGCACTTGATCATCATTGTACCAACACTGTCAACAATACTAGTGCTGTTGAGATGTTGGGAGGTCCGGAACAACGAGATGGAACACCAGTGTCTAGGAAAGTGATTAATGATCTGGATTTCACATCAACAAGTGCTGGAAAGGACCCATATTTCGACACAAAATTTCGTGCAATAAGTTACTCCAGGAAACCCACAGCAAGATCTTCACCTTTAGTATCTGCTGGAAAAGAAGGAAATGTTGGAGGCTCTCCAAAGTTACATTTAGGTGACTTCAAAATCACTGATGCCTTTGACATCTCTTCCTCCGAAGTGGAACATGATAAGGACCATATTGGCTCTGCTCTTGTTGAAGGTCATTGGAATCAAAATGAACTTTGTGAAGTAGGATCAACTggtaaaaagaggaaaaaagatgTTTCTTGTGCTAGTGCGAAACCACAAAAGGCGATTCATGATAAAAATGCACGAATCACAGGCAGTACATCGGTTGAACATAAGACAAAAGGATTGGAAAGAGCATCGTTGGCAGTTGATCCATGTGAGACTAGTAACATTTTGCCTTCAGAAAATGCAACAAAGAAGTCGCACACTAGTGCTTTAGCCACAAAATCCCCCGTCTCTAACAAGAAATCTTTGGCACTAGATCTGCCCTGCGCTGAGACTTTGACCTCAGAGACTAGGCCATATGAGAATACTGAGAAGGTAGGCGAAACATCTGTGAAGGGGTTATCTGATTTGACCTTGGCCTTCCAGCCTGCTGTGGGAGATTTTGGCATCGGGAGATCAGAGCAGGCAGCAGCTGATGCAGGGGAATTATTGCATCTGCAGAAAGATAACAGGGCTCCTTCACCCTCTAAGCTAAGTTCTGAGACAGAGAAAGGCTTGCTTGTTAATTTCAACTCGCGCAATGGTGGTAATGATAGATCGATTGCAAAACCAGTTAAGAAGAAGACACTTGCGAAGAAGACTTTGGGTTCTAGACCTCAGTTATGTGGGACTGCCTATCAAAAGGGTTCTATTTACTTAAAAAATACTACCTCAGAGCATGACCCGGCCATTATTTTAAGTGGGAAAAAAGATAGTTCTGACAACATGAATGTTTCCAATGTCAAGGAGCTCATCACATCCCTGTCAACTCTTAATGTGGAAGCAGTAAAAGTGGTGGAACCAAAAACTGCTGCAGAACCTGGGAATGTCACAGGGGACAAGACTCTGTTTATGGACGATGAAACTGAGGCTCCAGAGGATAATGCTGGTTTTGAGTTTGAAAAGGAACCCTGTAAAGAGAGATCTGAATTGGCTGAACTGTCACGTGAATTAGATGCAACGACAGGAATGAAATCAGAAGGGGTTAAACCGGTAGCCCCCGATTTAAAGGCTAGTAAGCATGATGATGCAGCATCATCAGATCAATGCCTGAAAATTACTAATAATTATAGCTTGGACGATTCAACCTTTAGAGGAGATAGTGTGGAAAGCCGAAAAATGCCTTTCAACTatgaaaagccaaaaaaaattgcTGCTGTAGTCGAGAAACTGGACTCCGAGAAGAAAGTGTTTGGAAATAAGGGTCAGAAAGAAAAGCATATCGAACAGGCAAAGAAGGGAAAGGAGAAAATACTACATTCACCTCATAAAAATAAGAACAGCACAGTATCTGCAAAGCAGTCAGAGAACAATATCGAAGTAGAGAAGGAGAATAAGGCAGTTTTGGATCAAGTTCAACAGACAAGTCAAGGGAAGAAGTTTGGAAGATCGGTTGGTAGAGCTaatttggagaagaagattAACGAAAAGGTGAGGAAGGTCAATCCTAATTCTTCTCCAATAACAAAGCTCTATAACCAAGTGAGAGTAGAACCTGCTTGGTTTATATTTAGCGGACATAAACTTCAGAGGAAAGAATTCCAGAAAATAACAAAGCGTTTAAAGGGAAGGTTTTGTAGGGATTCCCACCAATGGTCATACCAGGCAACACATTTCATAGCTCCAGATCCAATTCGCAGAACAGAGAAGTtctttgctgctgctgctgctggaaGGTACAGTTTTTCTTGCATACCAGTACACATTGAAAAGTCTAGTTCTCTTTGAACATAGTTCTTATCTGTCTATTTTTGCTGTTTCTTTTGacaactttggaattgcttttaTCTATATGCTCCATAGATGCACTTAGCTATCCAGCTCAAACGTTTTTTAGTTGATGCTGTATTTAATGCAGGTGGATTCTCAATAAAGATTATTTAACTGCGTGCAATCAAGCAGGAAAATTCTTGGCAGAGGAGCCTTTTGAATGGTACAGAAATGGCCTTAGTCAAGATGGTGCAATTAATTTAGAAGCACCAAGGAAGTGGCGGCTCTTGAGAGAGAGAACTGGTCATGGAGCCTTTTATGGAATGCGTATCGTTATTTATGGAGTTTGCATTGCACCACCTTTGGTACGATTATTTTCAATGAAATGTCTCAACTTTTCATAACGCAATTGTTTTATCCACTGCCCATCACTGCCTATAATTCATCTTTTCAtacttgtgcaattttgaaattcatTCATTTGTGTCTTGTAAAATCCCAGGATACTTTGAAGCGCGTTGTGAAGGCTGGAGATGGAACCATTTTAGCAACTTCTCCTCCTTACACCCGTTTCTTTGAATCTGGAATTGATTTTGCTGTTGTCAGCCCTGGCATGCCTCATGTTGATGTGTGGATCCAACAGTTCTTAAAACATGAGATACCGTGTGTTGTGGCTGATTACTTGGTGGAATATGTATGCAAGACTGGTTATTCCCTTTCAAAACATGTACTCTACAATACTCATACTTGGGCGGAGAAATCATTTGCTAACCTTCTGAGCAAGGCAGACGAGATACTTGAGAACAAGCCTCCGGAAAAGATACTTGAGGGCATTCCACCTGCAGCTGATTCCGGGTGTAGTGATATCAGTTGTCAAGTTTGCGGGTGCAGTGATAGAGAAGAAGTCATGCTGATATGTGGTGATGAAGCTGGTTCTGTGGGTTGTGGAGTTGGAATGCATATAG
This genomic stretch from Tripterygium wilfordii isolate XIE 37 chromosome 22, ASM1340144v1, whole genome shotgun sequence harbors:
- the LOC119990458 gene encoding BRCT domain-containing protein At4g02110, whose translation is MSEASSPPKAFLGIRFALFGFDSTSERKVRATLINGGGVDAGQYGPSCTHVIVERTIYDDPVCVAARNDGKTLVTGLWVDHSFDIGMPVDPTSIMYRPLIDLNGIPGGKSLIVCLTGYQRQDRDDIMTMVGLMGARFSKPLVANKVTHLICYKFEGEKYELAKKMRTIKLVNHRWLEDCLRDWELLPEANYNKSGYELEMMEAEAKDSEEEAGDTTVKQYGGENENNSLHNFKNRTPEADDLLKSNLDVPKLSPSQSVLKGRSSFVCLPSTPRGKDANISVSEALDHHCTNTVNNTSAVEMLGGPEQRDGTPVSRKVINDLDFTSTSAGKDPYFDTKFRAISYSRKPTARSSPLVSAGKEGNVGGSPKLHLGDFKITDAFDISSSEVEHDKDHIGSALVEGHWNQNELCEVGSTGKKRKKDVSCASAKPQKAIHDKNARITGSTSVEHKTKGLERASLAVDPCETSNILPSENATKKSHTSALATKSPVSNKKSLALDLPCAETLTSETRPYENTEKVGETSVKGLSDLTLAFQPAVGDFGIGRSEQAAADAGELLHLQKDNRAPSPSKLSSETEKGLLVNFNSRNGGNDRSIAKPVKKKTLAKKTLGSRPQLCGTAYQKGSIYLKNTTSEHDPAIILSGKKDSSDNMNVSNVKELITSLSTLNVEAVKVVEPKTAAEPGNVTGDKTLFMDDETEAPEDNAGFEFEKEPCKERSELAELSRELDATTGMKSEGVKPVAPDLKASKHDDAASSDQCLKITNNYSLDDSTFRGDSVESRKMPFNYEKPKKIAAVVEKLDSEKKVFGNKGQKEKHIEQAKKGKEKILHSPHKNKNSTVSAKQSENNIEVEKENKAVLDQVQQTSQGKKFGRSVGRANLEKKINEKVRKVNPNSSPITKLYNQVRVEPAWFIFSGHKLQRKEFQKITKRLKGRFCRDSHQWSYQATHFIAPDPIRRTEKFFAAAAAGRWILNKDYLTACNQAGKFLAEEPFEWYRNGLSQDGAINLEAPRKWRLLRERTGHGAFYGMRIVIYGVCIAPPLDTLKRVVKAGDGTILATSPPYTRFFESGIDFAVVSPGMPHVDVWIQQFLKHEIPCVVADYLVEYVCKTGYSLSKHVLYNTHTWAEKSFANLLSKADEILENKPPEKILEGIPPAADSGCSDISCQVCGCSDREEVMLICGDEAGSVGCGVGMHIDCCDPPLENVPEEDWFCPECRTTPKKKKKGSSSLKKSK